Proteins from a single region of Parambassis ranga chromosome 16, fParRan2.1, whole genome shotgun sequence:
- the csf3r gene encoding granulocyte colony-stimulating factor receptor: MISTWVSVIVMLVVFVNGARNEDGIQPCAKVHTSSTVVPLGSPVSATCVIREDCPLVSGQALQIEWRLGERFIPSSPVANESSRVSQTVISSFNHTRAVLTCCIRASPPQVVAGVEIRAGYPPEAPQNLSCQTNLSIPNTLTCSWDPGQQETHLLTKYTLHTEIWDLSKNHTYELPPGVHRYVIPRTDFALFSEMKIYVKAVNGLGEVTSAPVVLEPVSAAKFDPPEIRKVEIVPKKYSCLRLSWNLSQHQVWMHSYRLNLEIQLKTADSSQWNEQPILVTRVRPVDQCRLLHGTQYFARIRVRYQKSPWSEWSSSRSGVTLESAPTGRLDSWMKVSRDHMPKQLNIHLFWKPSKQFRANSQNVSYVVSVQKLPGEKGKVCSTRGNYCTFQLPGRAKKVYLSAVNAAGRSPPTEIRIYQPKALAAVFDVTAVPQDDISFLVQWKRGAPSGLTGYVVEWKPLLATDNSHIQFETADKNQSGLIITGGFEPYKPYGISVYPRFKDGVGPPQTVNAYLRQKAPSMVPKLRFKKKWKSHSELTWDEIPLEQRNGIIQSYKIFYWDQKGPIHIVNADPEETKVTLKDLNTKSPYEAFMMVSTLGGSTNGSTIQFEYEPIDAVSVVMILTASGVAFSLLIIFLVGCSTIRQRLKVRFWPIVPDPANSSVKRWTSESTQDSHLSWDNEDPIYLSRLSFLDLPTKLSKEEDDLWLKSGEETSDLGESICGSPFIPGYCGSNSDSVPYATVIFSGPCSSPPPTEPHVYLRSESTQPLLEMEESFSPKCYQNMASDGVLREQCFFGSSHDCVPEEEAETVIRWDDFPFLQALEMNDTQND, encoded by the exons ATGATATCCACATGGGTGTCAGTGATTGTCATGCTGGTAGTGTTTGTGAATGGAGCAAGGAATG AGGATGGCATACAGCCGTGCGCAAAGGTCCACACATCCAGCACTGTGGTGCCTTTGGGATCACCTGTCTCGGCCACATGTGTCATCAGAGAGGACTGCCCTCTGGTCTCCGGACAGGCTCTGCAGATAGAGTGGCGCCTTGGTGAACGCTTTATTCCCAGCAGCCCCGTGGCCAACGAGAGCAGCAGGGTTTCTCAGACTGTTATATCAAGCTTCAATCACACCAGGGCGGTGCTCACTTGCTGCATCCGGGCGTCTCCTCCTCAAGTAGTCGCAGGAGTGGAGATCAGAGCTGGAT ATCCACCAGAAGCACCACAAAACCTCAGCTGTCAGACAAACCTCAGCATCCCTAACACCCTGACCTGTAGCTGGGACCCTGGGCAGCAGGAGACCCACCTGCTCACCAAGTACACCCTTCACACTGAGATATG gGATTTGAGCAAGAACCACACTTATGAACTGCCACCAGGAGTCCACCGATATGTCATCCCTCGCACTGACTTCGCTCTGTTCTCTGAAATGAAGATATATGTGAAGGCTGTGAATGGCCTTGGAGAGGTGACTTCAGCACCTGTTGTTTTGGAACCAGTTAGTGCAG CTAAGTTTGACCCACCTGAGATTCGGAAGGTTGAAATCGTGCCCAAAAAGTACAGCTGCCTGAGGCTGAGCTGGAACTTGTCCCAGCACCAGGTCTGGATGCATAGCTACCGTTTGAACCTGGAAATCCAGCTTAAGACTGCCGACAGCAGCCAATGGAATGAACAACCA ATCCTTGTCACTCGTGTCAGACCTGTGGACCAGTGTCGTCTCCTTCATGGGACTCAGTATTTTGCCCGCATCAGAGTCAGATACCAGAAGAGTCCCTGGAGCGAGTGGAGCAGCAGCCGGTCTGGGGTCACCTTGGAGAGTG CTCCCACTGGACGCCTCGACTCATGGATGAAGGTATCGAGGGATCACATGCCCAAACAACTCAACATACACTTGTTTTGGAAG ccATCAAAACAATTCCGCGCCAACAGCCAAAATGTGTCATATGTCGTCTCAGTGCAAAAACTGCCAGGTGAAAAGGGGAAGGTGTGCTCTACAAGGGGGAATTACTGTACCTTCCAGCTTCCTGGGAGAGCAAAGAAAGTGTATCTGAGTGCTGTGAATGCAGCAGGGAGATCGCCCCCCACTGAAATTCGGATTTACCAACCCAAAG CGCTTGCTGCTGTATTCGATGTCACAGCTGTTCCTCAGGATGACATATCATTTCTGGTCCAGTGGAAAAGGGGGGCTCCTTCAGGTCTCACTGGCTATGTGGTGGAATGGAAACCTTTGTTAGCAACAGACAACTCCCACATTCAGTTTGAAACTGCTGATAAAAACCAGTCTGGTCTTATAATAACAG GCGGCTTTGAGCCCTACAAGCCCTATGGGATCTCTGTATATCCCAGGTTTAAGGATGGGGTAGGCCCTCCTCAGACTGTTAATGCGTACTTGAGACAAAAGG cacCGTCCATGGTTCCAAAACtacgatttaaaaaaaaatggaagtcACATTCTGAGCTCACCTGGGATGAAATACCATTAGAGCAAAGGAACGGAATCATTCAGAGCTACAAAATCTTCTACTGGGATCAGAAGGGACCCATTCACA TTGTGAATGCAGACCCAGAAGAGACAAAGGTGACCCTGAAAGACCTTAACACCAAGTCTCCGTATGAAGCTTTCATGATGGTTAGCACGTTGGGTGGGAGCACCAACGGGTCAACAATTCAGTTTGAATATGAGCCCATCG ATGCAGTCAGTGTTGTGATGATTTTAACTGCATCTGGTGTTGCATTCTCACTGCTGATCATTTTCCTAGTGGGTTGCTCAACTATACGTCAAAG GCTGAAGGTCCGTTTTTGGCCAATAGTTCCAGATCCTGCTAACAGCAGTGTTAAAAGATGGACCTCAGAATCAACACAG GACTCCCATCTTTCCTGGGACAATGAGGATCCTATCTACTTGTCCCGCCTCAGCTTCTTGGACCTCCCTACAAAGCTTAGCAAAGAAGAGGATGATCTCTGGTTGAAAAGCGGAGAGGAGACCAGTGACCTGGGAGAGTCCATTTGTGGCTCACCGTTCATCCCTGGATACTGTGGTTCAAACAGCGACTCTGTCCCTTATGCTACGGTGATATTCTCTGGTCCGTGCAGCAGCCCACCACCCACAGAGCCCCATGTCTACCTGCGCTCTGAATCCACACAGCCACTCTTAGAGATGGAGGAATCATTCAGTCCAAAGTGCTACCAGAATATGGCGAGTGATGGGGTGCTGAGGGAGCAGTGTTTTTTTGGATCCTCCCATGACTGCGTACCTGAAGAAGAGGCAGAAACCGTCATCCGTTGGGACGACTTTCCTTTTCTACAAGCATTAGAAATGAATGATACTCAAAATGACTAA
- the LOC114448939 gene encoding uncharacterized protein LOC114448939: MCRVPLMVFLSFIVLHSVSAGGAYCAKTARARAAALGLAYPGVNGAPDLFGPAGDLERAEPERYMASYRQPGGSPFDYTVHKQAQPRRSDRLPLSHATYKPGHSRLFTSDQMLSFPRGYSVNNRKSSFEEVKHIALPTPVEAFGQSDLVSRYPEGHTKPLSFVYNEHNLVVDESAPNRRGMSLTGLPQPQSKGHGADQRGRGRDVAVLGSSRINNRGRARPMTRQGPASGSWERIRLPGHLAQHLGRNPNVKHFVYGSPVVRYLMKPNHVQLG, translated from the exons ATGTGTCGTGTCCCGCTGATGGTTTTTCTCAG CTTTATTGTGCTCCACTCTGTGTCGGCTGGAGGTGCTTATTGTGCTAAAACAGCGAGAG caCGTGCAGCTGCTTTGGGTCTGGCCTATCCTGGAGTCAATGGAGCCCCTGATCTCTTTGGACCAGCTGGTGATCTTGAACGGGCTGAGCCTGAACGTTACATGGCCTCCTACAGACAGCCAGGAGGAAGCCCCTTTGATTACACTGTACATAAACAAGCTCAGCCCAGGAGATCTGACAGACTCCCACTGAGTCATGCCACTTACAAACCCGGTCACAGTCGACTCTTCACCAGTGACCAAATGCTCAGCTTCCCCCGAGGATACTCAGTCAATAACCGCAAGTCCAGTTTTGAGGAGGTCAAGCACATTGCCCTACCAACGCCGGTTGAAGCCTTCGGCCAGTCTGACCTTGTGAGTCGGTATCCTGAAGGTCACACCAAGCCGCTCTCATTTGTCTACAATGAGCACAACCTTGTTGTTGACGAGTCTGCCCCAAATAGACGTGGCATGTCTCTGACTGGGCTCCCCCAACCCCAAAGCAAGGGTCATGGCGCTGACCAGAGGGGCCGTGGAAGAGATGTGGCTGTCCTTGGTTCATCTCGCATCAACAACAGAGGCCGAGCCAGACCAATGACACGCCAAGGCCCTGCATCTGGGAGCTGGGAAAGGATTAGGCTTCCTGGTCATCTTGCTCAGCATCTGGGCAGAAATCCTAATGTCAAACACTTTGTGTATGGTAGCCCCGTTGTTAGATATCTGATGAAGCCAAATCATGTCCAGTTAGGATAA